The following proteins are encoded in a genomic region of Hydra vulgaris chromosome 05, alternate assembly HydraT2T_AEP:
- the LOC136080308 gene encoding uncharacterized protein LOC136080308: protein MNGNSIEIKHQIVVNLSINDTTIDLECLVADIVPEYQMLLGMDAIRLLGGVQVGRDGETINFNVEQLTIGATAVSQEKTSEVSSSTILKLIDKDFVAEFKNGSWSVSWKWLMEPPTLTNKIPNYHISEDVKSEYAMEISEWIAQGWLKPFEGRCNGIIPLMAVTQRNKLKIRPVMDYRELNQFVSSHTADGDVCSTKLRNWRKLGENLEIIDLKKAYLQIRVDEALWKYQVVEYEGQRYCLTRLGFGLNVAPRIMTKILKKVLSLDKFVESGTDSFIDDIIVNNNIVSSCRVQELLKKYGLDSKLPEKLVGGRVLGLRVYKQCNQVRWKRDNIPKVSEGKMTRRQIFSWCGQLTGHFPIANWLRPSCSYLKRVSSSCGWDSLVNERVVKLVSSLNERLTKEDPVHGSWNVKNISEATVWCDASSLAVGIVLEVAGEIVEDCSWLRKQDDTAHINLAELEAVIKGINLATKWGFECINIKCDSATVVGWLRSLIIGDKPVRVHGLGEPLVRRRLSLIEDLVKECNIKLKLFLVKSAENKADALTRVPQNWLHANHSAMTANIVPPDVKSFHNLHHFGVNRTLYLMKQTYPKEKVCRKDVESVVKSCERCLSVDPAPIRWEEGNLEVEKSWHRLAIDITHYKSEIYLSIIDCGKRSKFAIWRRLQNEKETTVCFHLEEIFRERGPPLQVLLDNSKTFRSKLVGELCADWGVSILFRCAYRPSGNGIVERHHRTIKRMAARSGKDPLKMVYWYNIAPRKNGEKTSLPYKAIFSYEWKPHTISAKTNAEVLHNYTQGQEVFVKPPNSKCTSEWNRGRVSDEGRGVSVEINGLPRHMSDVRPAPIVADLSIRESEEPIADNLNLRRSTRVRRFPNKYADFVI, encoded by the coding sequence ATGAATGGAAACTCAATTGAAATAAAACACCAGATTGTTGTTAATCTTTCTATAAATGATACCACCATCGATTTGGAATGCCTGGTGGCAGACATTGTTCCCGAATATCAGATGCTACTTGGTATGGACGCAATACGACTGCTTGGAGGTGTCCAAGTCGGGAGAGACGGCGAAACCATAAACTTCAATGTGGAACAACTAACTATCGGTGCTACTGCTGTTTCTCAAGAAAAAACGAGTGAAGTATCCTCGTCTACTATTCTAAAGCTGATTGATAAAGACTTCGTAGCAGAATTCAAAAATGGCAGTTGGAGCGTGTCTTGGAAATGGCTGATGGAACCACCAACGTTAACTAACAAAATTCCAAACTATCATATCTCTGAGGACGTTAAAAGTGAGTACGCAATGGAAATAAGTGAATGGATAGCACAGGGATGGCTGAAACCATTTGAAGGGAGATGTAATGGCATCATTCCATTGATGGCAGTAACTCAAcgaaataagttaaaaatacgTCCGGTGATGGACTACCGGGAGTTGAATCAATTTGTATCCAGTCATACTGCAGATGGCGATGTTTGCAGTACCAAACTTCGCAACTGGAGAAAGTTGGGAGAAAATCTTGAGATAATCGACTTAAAGAAAGCGTACCTGCAAATTCGTGTCGACGAAGCATTATGGAAATATCAAGTTGTGGAATATGAAGGGCAGCGTTACTGTCTAACAAGATTGGGTTTTGGTTTAAATGTGGCGCCCAGAATAATGactaaaatcttaaaaaaggtattatccTTAGATAAGTTTGTCGAGTCTGGGACGGATTCATTTATTGATGATATCATTGTCAATAATAACATAGTGTCAAGTTGCAGAGTTCAAGAACTCTTGAAAAAATATGGCTTGGATTCTAAGTTGCCAGAAAAACTTGTCGGTGGTCGTGTGCTTGGATTGCGAGTGTATAAACAATGCAACCAAGTCCGTTGGAAACGTGACAACATACCCAAAGTTTCGGAAGGAAAAATGACACGTCGGCAAATCTTTTCTTGGTGCGGACAGCTGACCGGACATTTTCCAATAGCAAATTGGTTACGCCCTTCGTGCAGCTATCTAAAAAGAGTTTCGAGTAGTTGTGGATGGGACTCTTTGGTGAACGAACGAGTTGTTAAATTAGTAAGCAGTTTGAATGAAAGACTTACAAAGGAAGATCCCGTTCATGGGTCATGGAACGTCAAAAACATTTCTGAAGCAACAGTGTGGTGCGATGCAAGCAGTTTAGCTGTTGGCATAGTTTTGGAAGTGGCTGGGGAAATAGTAGAAGACTGTTCGTGGCTGAGGAAACAAGATGATACGGCTCACATTAATCTTGCAGAGTTAGAAGCCGTGATAAAAGGAATCAATCTAGCAACAAAATGGGGATTCGAATGTATTAACATAAAGTGTGATTCGGCTACTGTTGTCGGTTGGTTGAGATCCTTAATTATCGGTGACAAACCCGTTCGAGTACACGGTCTTGGAGAACCACTTGTCCGTCGCCGGTTGTCATTAATTGAAGACCTTGTGAAGGAgtgcaatataaaattaaaacttttcctGGTAAAGTCAGCAGAAAACAAAGCCGATGCTCTTACGAGGGTGCCACAGAACTGGCTGCATGCAAACCATTCTGCAATGACAGCAAACATTGTACCGCCTGATGTGAAGTCGTTtcataatcttcatcactttgGAGTCAATCGAACACTTTATTTGATGAAACAAACATATCCGAAGGAGAAAGTTTGCAGAAAAGACGTTGAATCAGTCGTGAAAAGTTGCGAAAGATGTTTATCGGTGGATCCTGCGCCGATTAGATGGGAAGAAGGAAATCTTGAAGTTGAAAAGAGCTGGCATCGTTTGGCTATTGACATAACCCACTACAAATCAGAGATTTACTTGTCTATTATTGACTGTGGAAAAAGGAGCAAGTTTGCAATTTGGAGAAGGCTACAGAACGAGAAAGAAACAACAGTGTGCTTCCATTTAGAAGAAATATTCCGAGAAAGAGGACCTCCGTTGCAAGTTCTACTTGACAACAGCAAGACTTTTCGCTCAAAACTCGTTGGTGAATTATGCGCAGATTGGGGAGTGTCCATCTTGTTTCGTTGCGCTTACAGGCCATCTGGAAATGGAATTGTTGAACGTCATCATCGCACAATCAAGCGCATGGCAGCCAGAAGTGGCAAAGACCcgttaaaaatggtatattggTATAACATAGCTCCCAGAAAAAATGGCGAGAAAACATCGCTCCCCTACAAAGCTATATTTTCCTACGAGTGGAAACCACACACAATTTCTGCCAAAACTAACGCGGAAGTTCTCCACAACTATACACAAGGACAAGAAGTATTTGTAAAACCACCTAACTCAAAATGCACGAGCGAATGGAACAGAGGAAGAGTCTCAGATGAAGGACGAGGAGTTTCGGTAGAAATCAATGGATTGCCGAGACACATGTCGGACGTCCGTCCTGCTCCCATTGTAGCTGACTTGTCTATCAGAGAATCGGAAGAACCCATCGCGGATAACCTAAATCTCCGAAGATCGACGCGAGTGCGGAGGTTTCCGAATAAGTATGCGGACTTTGTGATCTAG
- the LOC136071942 gene encoding UDP-N-acetylhexosamine pyrophosphorylase-like — translation MEKLQLESLLRPHGQEHLLTFWNELSKDQQLNFEKDLRSIDFSCISQLKKCTDELAEESDTDELIECLPEDICVKKSAASFELQQKWWDDGLKQISEGLSAVLLLAGGQGTRLGVSYPKGMYNVGLPSGKTLYQIQAERILKLQQLAEEKYSKPSFIRWYIMTSEATLSATCEYFALHNYFGLKQENIVIFEQNLVPCLTFDGKIILASKDHIAKSPDGNGGLYGALLKNNIIDDFEKHNVKNVQVYCVDNILVKVADPSFTGFCIERGLECCNKVIEKTDPKEAVGVVCKLRGKYQVVEYSEISKETAEKRSSDGRLLYKHSNICLHYFTVEFLKKVISEHLNELPYHIAKKKIPFVDLSSGEYVEPKSPNGIKLEKFVFDVFPFSSNFAVFEVERSEEFSPLKNGPSESVCSPSSCKIDVSDLHLKYLLNAGAILKQENGKTDILCEISPLVSYGGEGLSDYNGKVISKVAVVYIDENHRSPVHKKSKN, via the exons atggaAAAATTGCAATTAGAATCACTATTAAGGCCACATGGTCAAGAGCATCTTTTAACATTTTGGAATGAATTAAGTAAAGATcagcaattaaattttgaaaaagatttgcGCTCAATTGACTTTTCCTGCATTTCACAACTAAAGAAATGTACCGATGAACTTGCAGAGGag TCCGACACAGATGAGTTAATTGAGTGTTTGCCTGAAGATATATGTGTGAAAAAGAGTGCTGCTTCATTTGAGCTGCAGCAAAAGTGGTGGGATGATGGCTTGAAACAAATTTCCGAAGGTTTGAGTGCTGTATTGTTATTGGCTGGTGGACAAGGAACTCGTCTAg GAGTTTCATACCCAAAAGGTATGTATAATGTTGGTCTACCATCAGGTAAGACATTATATCAGATCCAAGCTGAacgtattttaaaattacaacaaTTAGCAGAAGAGAAATACAGTAAGCCTAGCTTCATACGGTGGTACATAATGACCAGCGAAGCAACATTAAGTGCAACTTGTGAATATTTTGCGTTGCATAACTATTTTGGATTAAAGCAAGagaatattgttatttttgagcAAAATTTGGtaccttgcttgacattcgacGGAAAAATAATCCTTGCATCTAAAG ATCATATTGCCAAATCACCTGATGGTAATGGGGGTTTATATGGagctttgttaaaaaataacattattgatGACTTTGAAAAgcataatgtaaaaaatgttcaagtGTATTGTGTTGACAACATTCTTGTAAAAGTTGCAGATCCTTCATTTACCGGATTTTGTATTGAAAGAGGTTTGGAATGTTGTAATAAG gTTATAGAAAAGACTGATCCAAAGGAAGCAGTTGGAGTAGTATGCAAACTTAGAGGAAAGTATCag gtTGTCGAGTATAGTGAAATATCAAAAGAAACAGCTGAAAAACGTTCAAGTGATGGAAGACTTCTTTACAAACATTCAAACATTTGCTTGCATTATTTCACagttgaattcttaaaaaaagtcattag TGAACACTTGAATGAGCTACCGTATCATATTGCTAAAAAGAAAATACCGTTTGTAGATCTATCAAGTGGAGAGTATGTTGAACCCAAATCACCAAATGGGATAAAATTGGAGAAGTTTGTGTTTGatgtttttccattttcaag tAATTTTGCTGTTTTTGAAGTTGAAAGAAGTGAAGAGTTTTCTCCATTAAAAAACGGCCCCTCTGAATCTGTTTGTTCCCCTTCTTCATGTAAAATTGATGTATCTGACCTACatcttaaatatcttttaaatgctggagcaattttaaaacaagagaATGGTAAAAC agATATTTTGTGTGAAATTTCACCACTTGTTTCTTATGGCGGTGAa ggATTATCTGATTACAATGGTAAAGTGATTTCTAAGGTAGCAGTCGTGTATATAGATGAAAACCATAGATCTCCTGTGCACAAGAAGTCTAAAAATTAa